The Agrobacterium larrymoorei genome includes the window CAGCCAGCGCACGCAAGGCGGCATCATCGGGGCCTGTTCCGGCAATGCGAAGCCGGAGCTTTGCCCGCGCGGCAGCTTCAATCAGCGTGGCGACGCCCTTTTCCGGCGCAAGACGGCCAGCGAAGAGAAAATAGTCGCCTTCCTCCGCAGTCACCGGGTTTTCGCTAATGGCCTGCTCTACGAAATTGGGAATGTGAACCAGCTTCTCACGCGGCCAGCCCCATTCCACCAGTTTCTGCTCATAGAAACGGCTTGGTACGACAAGCTTGTCGATGTAGTTGCGGTACAGCCCAAGCGCCCGGTGCACAGCCGTCTCCACCATAACGAGACCACTGAGCGCCACGGATTCCTTCATGCAGCGGTGCAGCAGAACATTGTAGATGCGCCCGCCTTTGCACCTCTCGCACAGGCCATCCGGCGCCAGCATCTTGTAGGAGGGACAGGCGAGTTTAAGATCATGCACCGTCATTACGGTCGGAATTCCCTTCTGCTTCAGCAGCGGAAAGATTGACGGCGAGATGTGGTGATAAACATTGTGGGCATGGGCCACATCGGGCCTCGCCGCATCGATGAGCCGCGTCAGGCTGGCCTTTGCCTTGCGCGAATAGATGACCTCGATGGCGTGCTGGATCTTCTGACCAATCCCACCCTGACGCCCAAACTCTATTTCCGGCACGAAGTAGGATGACCAGTCCGTTGCTAGGTTGTTTGGATGCTGCATGGAAAACGGCACCGCCTGCCACCCGGCACGCTCGAACATATCCATCTGATCGAGAAAAATGGCCTCCGCACCGCCACGCCGATAATAGTAGTTGTTGATTGCAAGCAGCGTTCCAGCCATCACGCGCTCCTATCGCTCGATCTGATCGAGAGCATCCCGCACCGGCAGCACAAGACAGCCCTTGGAAACCGCGTAATGAACCAGCGTCGCAAAGGTGGATGGCGTGCAGCCATAGGGCGTCGGCGTCTCGCTGATATCATGAGTGAAGAAAACCAGCCAACCGGGCTCTGCCACCACTGCATCGATCTGGTTGACCAGCGCCAGTGCATCGCTTTCCGGCTGGCGAATTTCCATGCCCCAGAGATAGGACCGGTTCACCTCGCCGCGATTGATCCGGTCGCCGCCGCCACGCGCGGTGTCGTATCGCTCGGCAAAGAGACGCCGGTGCCGCAGCGAGCCCTGATTATAGGGATAGGCAAAATTCCGCCGCCCCGCCCCTGCCTTAAAACCATCCAGCAGTTCGTCGTTCTGTTCCAGATCGTCGCGAAGCTCTTCGCTGGAAAGCGAATGTACGGCCTTATGCGCAAAGGTATGGCAACCGATTTCGTGACCGGCCTCGGCAAGCTGCTTGCAGCCCTGCGCCGAAATCAAGGTCCGGTCCGGCTCGATCCTGCCTAGCAAATCCCCGGCGATATAGAAGGTGCCTCTAACACCGTTTTCCTCGAGTATCCTTGCCCCCGCCGTCAGCGCGGTGTCGGGCACATCGTCAAAGGTGAAGGAAACGACGGGCCGGGTGCAGGCAACGTTCAGCGTGGCAGCGGGAAAAGCCCTCACCGCCCGCTCCGCCACCCGCTCGCGCAGATGCCTGAACTTGCCCTCGACACTAGACAGCAACGGCATGCTTACCCTCCCAACCCGGCGATGGCTCGTTGACGAGGTTCATTCGCGATTGCATTTCCAGCCCGAAAATCGAGACGAGGAAGAAGAAGAAAATCGGGCTGCCGCTTTGAAAGAAAATGACTTCCAAGCACCCTGCATAAAGCACGTAGAGCCAAACCCGCATGAACAGCCGTGTCAGCGCAGGACTGTTGGCAGGCGCCGAATCCAGCCGACCGATGGCGCGTAGAGGCACGAAAATGACGAGCGCGATGGACAGGAGAAAGCCCGGCAGTCCGGTCGTCAGAAACGCATCGACATAGGCATTGTGCCCATTGAACGCCTTAACCGCCCACGTCTCCAGCCCGGCAGAACTCTGGGTAATATCGGCGGTCTGCCAAAATCCCTGAAAGCCATAACCAAGGATCGGAGATTCGGCGATGGCATCGAAAGCCACCTTCCAGATATCGGTTCTGTTGGTGAAAGTGGGGTCCACGCCGAGCGACGCCACGACATCGCGAAACTCCTTGGAGAGCGAAGCACCGAGCGCGAGAAGATTGAACGCGGCAATCCCGCCCACCGCAATGGGCCACCGGGTCCAGCGAAATTTCTCGAATATCCATTGCAGAATAAGGATCATCGGCAACATGGCGGTGGAGGATTTACCGCCGGTATGGATCAGGAAGAAAACCGACAGCGCGATGACCGCAATCCCGCTTTTCTTCCAACCGACACTATGGAAATAAAGCCCGAAAAACGCCGACATCAGCATCACGGCGGCGGCAAGGTTCTTGTGTGAATATTGCCCGCGCCAGAAACCCGCATTCATCGGCTCCACCAATTCATTGGCCTGGTGGATGGCGAGTGTCGGTAAAAACATCACGCCGAAATAGGCAAAGCCCAGCGTTATCGCCGTGCCATAAACCATCAGCCGCGAAAACTGCTCCTCGGATCGCGGCAGAAGCAGAAACATCCCAGCATTGGCGCAGGTCAAAAACGCGAGGATCAGACGTTTTATCGCATCCATCGGATAGTTGGACAGCGCTGAGGAAATGAAGAACCAGGTAAAGAGCGC containing:
- a CDS encoding glycosyltransferase family 4 protein; its protein translation is MAGTLLAINNYYYRRGGAEAIFLDQMDMFERAGWQAVPFSMQHPNNLATDWSSYFVPEIEFGRQGGIGQKIQHAIEVIYSRKAKASLTRLIDAARPDVAHAHNVYHHISPSIFPLLKQKGIPTVMTVHDLKLACPSYKMLAPDGLCERCKGGRIYNVLLHRCMKESVALSGLVMVETAVHRALGLYRNYIDKLVVPSRFYEQKLVEWGWPREKLVHIPNFVEQAISENPVTAEEGDYFLFAGRLAPEKGVATLIEAAARAKLRLRIAGTGPDDAALRALAEREGADVEFLGYLTGSPLHQMIAGAKALVLPSEWYENAPVSLLEAYSLGRPVIGTNIGGIPELIQHGETGLIAAPGDPDDLARALTAMDQLSRNQRREMGQRGRYWVQKEFSQKAFLERTMKLYRELGVKVA
- a CDS encoding polysaccharide deacetylase family protein — protein: MPLLSSVEGKFRHLRERVAERAVRAFPAATLNVACTRPVVSFTFDDVPDTALTAGARILEENGVRGTFYIAGDLLGRIEPDRTLISAQGCKQLAEAGHEIGCHTFAHKAVHSLSSEELRDDLEQNDELLDGFKAGAGRRNFAYPYNQGSLRHRRLFAERYDTARGGGDRINRGEVNRSYLWGMEIRQPESDALALVNQIDAVVAEPGWLVFFTHDISETPTPYGCTPSTFATLVHYAVSKGCLVLPVRDALDQIER
- a CDS encoding O-antigen ligase family protein, giving the protein MQTERLSREEDNGHHGKIRVLIFMGLFLFFWITTNPYVDLVKVEASGSDATGGSNLLNQLIFLCLTLLTIYAALTHPLRAQICQPRILVIALFTWFFISSALSNYPMDAIKRLILAFLTCANAGMFLLLPRSEEQFSRLMVYGTAITLGFAYFGVMFLPTLAIHQANELVEPMNAGFWRGQYSHKNLAAAVMLMSAFFGLYFHSVGWKKSGIAVIALSVFFLIHTGGKSSTAMLPMILILQWIFEKFRWTRWPIAVGGIAAFNLLALGASLSKEFRDVVASLGVDPTFTNRTDIWKVAFDAIAESPILGYGFQGFWQTADITQSSAGLETWAVKAFNGHNAYVDAFLTTGLPGFLLSIALVIFVPLRAIGRLDSAPANSPALTRLFMRVWLYVLYAGCLEVIFFQSGSPIFFFFLVSIFGLEMQSRMNLVNEPSPGWEGKHAVAV